Proteins encoded within one genomic window of Pygocentrus nattereri isolate fPygNat1 chromosome 9, fPygNat1.pri, whole genome shotgun sequence:
- the otud4 gene encoding OTU domain-containing protein 4 isoform X2: protein MATRAANMPSNTADKGLDEKLMDEYLKANGLYRRKIAKDGSCLFRAVAEQVLRCQGLHTKVRAECVKFLRKNRELYESFIEGDFDEYLQRLQDPQSWVGQVEISALAVLYKHDFIIYQNPGEPPVNITENGYPDKVLLCFLNGNHYDSVYPVSFVRNAAMCQSIIYELLYDRVCGVDRSVVTAGMKGSRAKDEAADVEGFKGSEESDLDEGEDFWSSEATGKTTSVSNRPPYKGRGRGQSRGGGRGFLPRDAQESLNPGIFRNVEYDVWMRSKKAQQRRDFCMAAGMQYTAGDKCQVRLTNTGRYYSAYIQDVSPDDGPVTVFIEELGEKHTVPLWNLRTPSEESWSTVTEKGKRHSVTNGNGNTNGGRKPARSVSIPYASQAAAGSAPSNRVQKQYSWPPQAPEEAQFQGKNTGSRKSEQDVGALGVSPAEKEELLVLELLHKDENNFPSLEASAQAAAAAVSEGGKRAERKGSRKKADMETKDPSQRPEQKADRGKHGKGPVVQDQRISPSSKEKPNSSPPSTPPSANSPAPLALKANKAAPPPSAPASGSAQAPPACAQTAPVPSTAPLLSTENTPGQSQTASFAPITTSGSTQAVPALSPTVGSKTTSSTQSQKASAQASASATVAPSPQNAPTQTQTAPSVTNSVSSALPSALTPNPSNTASVTPAAPVSNSVPLQAAPAPTTTTVPSSLIFLATSEPLTTPTSKPSTTPLSTPTTLPTPAHSETDLVTTLALPQTTSATSQGPEPTPVPSQSAPPTTPALVTTPAQVPTPTPSPVTPTSSVSDTKVPVQTPPCPADVPGAPSTPPAPVSVSAPTLSEPAHAPHCITSPAPVNVSAATVPQFSPAHATFHPLGLGTFPMIPHYPPYMPSAPTSAPMLTPSASISSAPSPLFSHPSEPRPYEPAASPVAGVGPTAGPDCLPHGLVPHPQHPFPLPPLSHLYQDPLYPGFPQNEKDEAVQPPYLSLQRSGKDLPKDPSILRFFFNLGVKAYTNPMMPPVSYLAPLTHAYQIQLKVPPRAPSSNPYTPPWQSDNPPSMLHMSSAPNHPLIGPPVGHFEVRSAVPAPPPVEASSYSAHPHSVPMHVPPQPGVPWSIAPCPNVYAGIYSAPHTGQYSAPPCPPQSGLAYPSPSVGHQRPPVPHAQHHGRDNSMVTVAPAIERGEGDGQRSLTPQVEKPVWLAGGQPHSGCRDNKPAAVPVAMEPQRGSSASPVVQMVSFGSVAMEDAESAKLANGNRREDNLATSFQGGASVGLISQVQSGSAVDEWDLEEAEYGDADLRSGRSYYSRSFKAGGRRGQEDRGGGFRGRSSRARRDYGGRGRASFNQPYYQTGYMRGRGRSYVQHSNAREAGFAGGQFTPAAET, encoded by the exons ACATGACTTCATCATCTATCAGAATCCAGGGGAGCCACCGGTGAACATCACAGAGAACGGCTACCCTGATAag GTGCTACTCTGCTTCCTCAATGGCAACCATTACGACAGTGTTTACCCAGTGTCCTTTGTCAGAAATGCTGCTATGTGTCAAT CTATTATCTATGAACTGCTGTACGAtcgtgtgtgtggtgtggacCGGAGTGTGGTAACGGCAGGCATGAAGGGGTCGAGAGCGAAGGACGAGGCTGCTGATGTAGAGGGGTTTAAGGGTAGTGAGGAGTCCGACCTGGATGAGGGAGAGGACTTCTG GTCAAGTGAAGCTACTGGCAAGACGACCAGCGTGAGCAACAGACCACCTTATAAG GGTCGAGGGCGGGGCCAGTCCAGAGGAGGAGGTCGTGGCTTTCTACCTCGTGATGCCCAGGAGTCCCTGAACCCTGGCATCTTCAGGAATGTGGAGTATGATGTGTGGATGCGATCCAAAAAAG CTCAGCAGAGGAGAGACTTCTGTATGGCAGCAGGGATGCAGTACACAGCTGGAGACAAGTGCcag GTGCGTTTGACCAACACTGGCCGTTACTACAGTGCCTACATCCAGGACGTCAGCCCTGATGATGGACCTGTTACTGTCTTCATTGAGGAGCTCGGCGAGAA acacACTGTTCCGCTGTGGAACCTGCGCACTCCCTCAGAAGAGTCCTGGTCCACCGTGACTGAGAAGGGCAAGAGGCACTCCGTAACCAATGGCAACGGAAACACAAATG GTGGGAGGAAGCCAGCCAGGTCAGTGTCGATTCCGTATGCTTCCCAGGCTGCCGCAGGCTCCGCCCCCAGCAACCGAGTGCAGAAACAATACTCTTGGCCCCCACAGGCTCCCGAAGAGGCTCAGTTCCAGGGAAAGAACACTGGATCCAG GAAGTCTGAACAGGACGTTGGTGCGCTGGGGGTGTCGCCTGCGGAGAAAGAGGAGCTTCTGGTGTTGGAGCTTCTGCACAAAGATGAGAACAACTTCCCAAGTCTTGAAGCCAGTGCACAG GCAGCGGCTGCTGCTGTCAGTGAGGGTGGCAAAAGGGCAGAGAGGAAAGGCTCCCGAAAGAAGGCAGACATGG AAACTAAAGACCCATCTCAGAGACCTGAGCAGAAAGCAGATAGGGGAAAACATGGA AAAGGCCCTGTGGTTCAAGACCAAAGAATCTCCCCTTCCAGCAAAGAGAAGCCCAACTCGTCTCCTCCCTCCACGCCACCTTCTGCTAACTCACCTGCTCCTTTAGCTCTTAAGGCCAATAAAGCTGCCCCTCCTCCATCTGCACCTGCTTCTGGTTCTGCTCAGGCCCCCCCAGCCTGTGCTCAAACTGCACCTGTTCCTTCAACAGCACCCCTTTTGTCTACTGAAAATACCCCTGGACAGTCTCAAACTGCCTCTTTTGCACCTATAACAACTTCTGGATCTACTCAGGCTGTCCCTGCCCTGTCTCCAACTGTTGGGTCTAAAACAACTTCCAGCACCCAATCACAAAAGGCTTCTGCCCAAGCCTCTGCTTCAGCCACAGTAGCACCAAGCCCTCAAAATGCCCCTACCCAAACCCAAACTGCCCCCAGTGTGACTAACTCTGTCTCCAGTGCTTTGCCCTCTGCGCTGACCCCTAACCCTTCTAACACAGCCTCAGTAACTCCAGCTGCCCCTGTGTCTAATTCTGTCCCTTTGCAAGCTGCCCCAGCACCCACAACTACCACTGTTCCTTCTTCACTCATCTTCCTAGCAACCTCTGAACCTCTAACCACACCTACATCTAAGCCTAGCACTACCCCTTTATCTACCCCAACCACTTTACCTACCCCAGCCCACTCTGAAACTGACCTGGTAACCACCCTTGCCCTTCCCCAAACTACCTCAGCAACATCCCAGGGTCCTGAACCTACCCCGGTTCCATCTCAAAGTGCCCCTCCAACCACTCCTGCCTTGGTAACTACCCCTGCCCAAGTACCCACCCCCACTCCCTCTCCTGTTACCCCCACATCATCAGTTTCTGATACTAAAGTGCCTGTCCAAACACCTCCTTGTCCAGCTGATGTTCCAGGTGCCCCTAGTACTCCTCCTGCCCCAGTTTCTGTATCTGCCCCCACCCTGTCAGAGCCTGCCCATGCACCACACTGCATTACCTCTCCTGCCCCAGTCAATGTATCAGCTGCCACAGTTCCACAGTTTTCCCCTGCTCATGCTACCTTTCACCCTCTTGGGCTTGGTACTTTTCCCATGATTCCCCACTACCCCCCTTATATGCCCTCTGCACCTACATCTGCCCCTATGCTAACCCCCTCTGCTTCCATTTCTTCTGCCCCATCTCCGCTCTTTTCTCACCCCTCAGAGCCACGCCCATATGAGCCTGCAGCCTCACCTGTCGCAG GTGTTGGACCTACTGCAGGGCCCGATTGCTTGCCCCATGGCCTGGTCCCTCACCCCCAGCACCCCTTTCCCTTACCGCCACTTTCCCACCTATACCAGGATCCACTCTACCCAGGGTTTCCCCAGAATGAAAAAGATGAAGCTGTCCAGCCTCCATATTTGTCCCTCCAGCGCAGCGGAAAAGACCTGCCAAAAG ATCCGAGCATCCTTAGATTCTTCTTTAACCTCGGGGTCAAG GCGTACACTAACCCGATGATGCCTCCAGTCAGCTACTTGGCCCCGCTGACCCATGCTTATCAGATTCAGCTTAAAGTTCCTCCACGTGCTCCTTCGTCCAATCCTTACACTCCACCTTGGCAATCAGATAACCCACCGTCCATGCTGCACATGAGCTCTGCCCCAAACCACCCCCTCATTGGCCCACCTGTTGGTCATTTTGAGGTACGGAGTGCGGTCCCGGCTCCTCCTCCAGTGGAAGCTAGCAGTTACAGTGCCCACCCTCATTCAGTGCCTATGCATGTGCCCCCTCAGCCAGGTGTGCCTTGGTCTATTGCACCTTGTCCAAATGTCTATGCTGGAATCTACTCTGCTCCCCATACCGGTCAATATTCCGCCCCTCCATGTCCACCCCAGAGTGGTCTGGCTTATCCCTCCCCATCTGTAGGGCACCAGCGGCCCCCAGTTCCCCATGCCCAACATCACGGGAGGGATAACAGCATGGTGACTGTTGCCCCGGCAATTGAGAGAGGTGAGGGAGACGGCCAAAGGTCGTTGACCCCTCAGGTCGAAAAGCCTGTTTGGTTAGCTGGAGGTCAGCCACATTCTGGGTGCAGAGACAACAAGCCTGCAGCTGTCCCCGTTGCCATGGAGCCACAGCGGGGGTCTAGCGCTAGTCCGGTGGTTCAGATGGTGTCTTTTGGCAGTGTGGCAATGGAAGACGCAGAATCAGCTAAGTTAGCCAATGGAAACAGGCGAGAGGACAACCTCGCTACGAGCTTTCAGGGCGGAGCTTCTGTAGGGCTAATCTCACAAGTCCAGTCAGGCTCCGCTGTTGACGAGTGGGACCTAGAGGAGGCGGAGTACGGCGATGCAGATCTGAGAAGTGGGCGGTCCTACTATAGCCGATCCTTCAAGGCAGGAGGGAGGCGGGGGCAAGAAGACAGAGGAGGAGGGTTCAGGGGGCGGAGCTCCAGAGCACGGAGAGATTATGGCGGACGGGGCAGAGCAAGTTTCAATCAGCCATATTACCAGACAGGATATATGAGGGGAAGGGGGCGGAGCTACGTTCAGCACTCTAACGCCAGAGAGGCGGGATTTGCCGGTGGTCAGTTCACACCTGCAGCCGAAACCTGA
- the otud4 gene encoding OTU domain-containing protein 4 isoform X1: MATRAANMPSNTADKGLDEKLMDEYLKANGLYRRKIAKDGSCLFRAVAEQVLRCQGLHTKVRAECVKFLRKNRELYESFIEGDFDEYLQRLQDPQSWVGQVEISALAVLYKHDFIIYQNPGEPPVNITENGYPDKVLLCFLNGNHYDSVYPVSFVRNAAMCQSIIYELLYDRVCGVDRSVVTAGMKGSRAKDEAADVEGFKGSEESDLDEGEDFWSSEATGKTTSVSNRPPYKGRGRGQSRGGGRGFLPRDAQESLNPGIFRNVEYDVWMRSKKAQQRRDFCMAAGMQYTAGDKCQVRLTNTGRYYSAYIQDVSPDDGPVTVFIEELGEKHTVPLWNLRTPSEESWSTVTEKGKRHSVTNGNGNTNGGRKPARSVSIPYASQAAAGSAPSNRVQKQYSWPPQAPEEAQFQGKNTGSRKSEQDVGALGVSPAEKEELLVLELLHKDENNFPSLEASAQAAAAAVSEGGKRAERKGSRKKADMETKDPSQRPEQKADRGKHGKKGPVVQDQRISPSSKEKPNSSPPSTPPSANSPAPLALKANKAAPPPSAPASGSAQAPPACAQTAPVPSTAPLLSTENTPGQSQTASFAPITTSGSTQAVPALSPTVGSKTTSSTQSQKASAQASASATVAPSPQNAPTQTQTAPSVTNSVSSALPSALTPNPSNTASVTPAAPVSNSVPLQAAPAPTTTTVPSSLIFLATSEPLTTPTSKPSTTPLSTPTTLPTPAHSETDLVTTLALPQTTSATSQGPEPTPVPSQSAPPTTPALVTTPAQVPTPTPSPVTPTSSVSDTKVPVQTPPCPADVPGAPSTPPAPVSVSAPTLSEPAHAPHCITSPAPVNVSAATVPQFSPAHATFHPLGLGTFPMIPHYPPYMPSAPTSAPMLTPSASISSAPSPLFSHPSEPRPYEPAASPVAGVGPTAGPDCLPHGLVPHPQHPFPLPPLSHLYQDPLYPGFPQNEKDEAVQPPYLSLQRSGKDLPKDPSILRFFFNLGVKAYTNPMMPPVSYLAPLTHAYQIQLKVPPRAPSSNPYTPPWQSDNPPSMLHMSSAPNHPLIGPPVGHFEVRSAVPAPPPVEASSYSAHPHSVPMHVPPQPGVPWSIAPCPNVYAGIYSAPHTGQYSAPPCPPQSGLAYPSPSVGHQRPPVPHAQHHGRDNSMVTVAPAIERGEGDGQRSLTPQVEKPVWLAGGQPHSGCRDNKPAAVPVAMEPQRGSSASPVVQMVSFGSVAMEDAESAKLANGNRREDNLATSFQGGASVGLISQVQSGSAVDEWDLEEAEYGDADLRSGRSYYSRSFKAGGRRGQEDRGGGFRGRSSRARRDYGGRGRASFNQPYYQTGYMRGRGRSYVQHSNAREAGFAGGQFTPAAET, from the exons ACATGACTTCATCATCTATCAGAATCCAGGGGAGCCACCGGTGAACATCACAGAGAACGGCTACCCTGATAag GTGCTACTCTGCTTCCTCAATGGCAACCATTACGACAGTGTTTACCCAGTGTCCTTTGTCAGAAATGCTGCTATGTGTCAAT CTATTATCTATGAACTGCTGTACGAtcgtgtgtgtggtgtggacCGGAGTGTGGTAACGGCAGGCATGAAGGGGTCGAGAGCGAAGGACGAGGCTGCTGATGTAGAGGGGTTTAAGGGTAGTGAGGAGTCCGACCTGGATGAGGGAGAGGACTTCTG GTCAAGTGAAGCTACTGGCAAGACGACCAGCGTGAGCAACAGACCACCTTATAAG GGTCGAGGGCGGGGCCAGTCCAGAGGAGGAGGTCGTGGCTTTCTACCTCGTGATGCCCAGGAGTCCCTGAACCCTGGCATCTTCAGGAATGTGGAGTATGATGTGTGGATGCGATCCAAAAAAG CTCAGCAGAGGAGAGACTTCTGTATGGCAGCAGGGATGCAGTACACAGCTGGAGACAAGTGCcag GTGCGTTTGACCAACACTGGCCGTTACTACAGTGCCTACATCCAGGACGTCAGCCCTGATGATGGACCTGTTACTGTCTTCATTGAGGAGCTCGGCGAGAA acacACTGTTCCGCTGTGGAACCTGCGCACTCCCTCAGAAGAGTCCTGGTCCACCGTGACTGAGAAGGGCAAGAGGCACTCCGTAACCAATGGCAACGGAAACACAAATG GTGGGAGGAAGCCAGCCAGGTCAGTGTCGATTCCGTATGCTTCCCAGGCTGCCGCAGGCTCCGCCCCCAGCAACCGAGTGCAGAAACAATACTCTTGGCCCCCACAGGCTCCCGAAGAGGCTCAGTTCCAGGGAAAGAACACTGGATCCAG GAAGTCTGAACAGGACGTTGGTGCGCTGGGGGTGTCGCCTGCGGAGAAAGAGGAGCTTCTGGTGTTGGAGCTTCTGCACAAAGATGAGAACAACTTCCCAAGTCTTGAAGCCAGTGCACAG GCAGCGGCTGCTGCTGTCAGTGAGGGTGGCAAAAGGGCAGAGAGGAAAGGCTCCCGAAAGAAGGCAGACATGG AAACTAAAGACCCATCTCAGAGACCTGAGCAGAAAGCAGATAGGGGAAAACATGGA AAGAAAGGCCCTGTGGTTCAAGACCAAAGAATCTCCCCTTCCAGCAAAGAGAAGCCCAACTCGTCTCCTCCCTCCACGCCACCTTCTGCTAACTCACCTGCTCCTTTAGCTCTTAAGGCCAATAAAGCTGCCCCTCCTCCATCTGCACCTGCTTCTGGTTCTGCTCAGGCCCCCCCAGCCTGTGCTCAAACTGCACCTGTTCCTTCAACAGCACCCCTTTTGTCTACTGAAAATACCCCTGGACAGTCTCAAACTGCCTCTTTTGCACCTATAACAACTTCTGGATCTACTCAGGCTGTCCCTGCCCTGTCTCCAACTGTTGGGTCTAAAACAACTTCCAGCACCCAATCACAAAAGGCTTCTGCCCAAGCCTCTGCTTCAGCCACAGTAGCACCAAGCCCTCAAAATGCCCCTACCCAAACCCAAACTGCCCCCAGTGTGACTAACTCTGTCTCCAGTGCTTTGCCCTCTGCGCTGACCCCTAACCCTTCTAACACAGCCTCAGTAACTCCAGCTGCCCCTGTGTCTAATTCTGTCCCTTTGCAAGCTGCCCCAGCACCCACAACTACCACTGTTCCTTCTTCACTCATCTTCCTAGCAACCTCTGAACCTCTAACCACACCTACATCTAAGCCTAGCACTACCCCTTTATCTACCCCAACCACTTTACCTACCCCAGCCCACTCTGAAACTGACCTGGTAACCACCCTTGCCCTTCCCCAAACTACCTCAGCAACATCCCAGGGTCCTGAACCTACCCCGGTTCCATCTCAAAGTGCCCCTCCAACCACTCCTGCCTTGGTAACTACCCCTGCCCAAGTACCCACCCCCACTCCCTCTCCTGTTACCCCCACATCATCAGTTTCTGATACTAAAGTGCCTGTCCAAACACCTCCTTGTCCAGCTGATGTTCCAGGTGCCCCTAGTACTCCTCCTGCCCCAGTTTCTGTATCTGCCCCCACCCTGTCAGAGCCTGCCCATGCACCACACTGCATTACCTCTCCTGCCCCAGTCAATGTATCAGCTGCCACAGTTCCACAGTTTTCCCCTGCTCATGCTACCTTTCACCCTCTTGGGCTTGGTACTTTTCCCATGATTCCCCACTACCCCCCTTATATGCCCTCTGCACCTACATCTGCCCCTATGCTAACCCCCTCTGCTTCCATTTCTTCTGCCCCATCTCCGCTCTTTTCTCACCCCTCAGAGCCACGCCCATATGAGCCTGCAGCCTCACCTGTCGCAG GTGTTGGACCTACTGCAGGGCCCGATTGCTTGCCCCATGGCCTGGTCCCTCACCCCCAGCACCCCTTTCCCTTACCGCCACTTTCCCACCTATACCAGGATCCACTCTACCCAGGGTTTCCCCAGAATGAAAAAGATGAAGCTGTCCAGCCTCCATATTTGTCCCTCCAGCGCAGCGGAAAAGACCTGCCAAAAG ATCCGAGCATCCTTAGATTCTTCTTTAACCTCGGGGTCAAG GCGTACACTAACCCGATGATGCCTCCAGTCAGCTACTTGGCCCCGCTGACCCATGCTTATCAGATTCAGCTTAAAGTTCCTCCACGTGCTCCTTCGTCCAATCCTTACACTCCACCTTGGCAATCAGATAACCCACCGTCCATGCTGCACATGAGCTCTGCCCCAAACCACCCCCTCATTGGCCCACCTGTTGGTCATTTTGAGGTACGGAGTGCGGTCCCGGCTCCTCCTCCAGTGGAAGCTAGCAGTTACAGTGCCCACCCTCATTCAGTGCCTATGCATGTGCCCCCTCAGCCAGGTGTGCCTTGGTCTATTGCACCTTGTCCAAATGTCTATGCTGGAATCTACTCTGCTCCCCATACCGGTCAATATTCCGCCCCTCCATGTCCACCCCAGAGTGGTCTGGCTTATCCCTCCCCATCTGTAGGGCACCAGCGGCCCCCAGTTCCCCATGCCCAACATCACGGGAGGGATAACAGCATGGTGACTGTTGCCCCGGCAATTGAGAGAGGTGAGGGAGACGGCCAAAGGTCGTTGACCCCTCAGGTCGAAAAGCCTGTTTGGTTAGCTGGAGGTCAGCCACATTCTGGGTGCAGAGACAACAAGCCTGCAGCTGTCCCCGTTGCCATGGAGCCACAGCGGGGGTCTAGCGCTAGTCCGGTGGTTCAGATGGTGTCTTTTGGCAGTGTGGCAATGGAAGACGCAGAATCAGCTAAGTTAGCCAATGGAAACAGGCGAGAGGACAACCTCGCTACGAGCTTTCAGGGCGGAGCTTCTGTAGGGCTAATCTCACAAGTCCAGTCAGGCTCCGCTGTTGACGAGTGGGACCTAGAGGAGGCGGAGTACGGCGATGCAGATCTGAGAAGTGGGCGGTCCTACTATAGCCGATCCTTCAAGGCAGGAGGGAGGCGGGGGCAAGAAGACAGAGGAGGAGGGTTCAGGGGGCGGAGCTCCAGAGCACGGAGAGATTATGGCGGACGGGGCAGAGCAAGTTTCAATCAGCCATATTACCAGACAGGATATATGAGGGGAAGGGGGCGGAGCTACGTTCAGCACTCTAACGCCAGAGAGGCGGGATTTGCCGGTGGTCAGTTCACACCTGCAGCCGAAACCTGA